TTGTATACTCTTGAAATGTGACATGACCCTCTTGATAGCAGAAATATGTTTATGAAACTCAGCTCTTTAAACTTCACATTGagtttcatttaaatattttagagaTTAGTGTTGTTTAATTATATAACACTGTAGCCACTTTTGTCATCATGTCCATTACATCCCTTCTATTTCTTGGCTTTCTCTAGGTTCATTCGGACTGATGCTTATGTAAGAGCAATGACTGAGAAAAGAATCGTGATAACTGAATTTGGCACCTGTGCTTACCCTGATCCATGCAAGAACATATTTTCCAGGTGACTGAGAAAGTTGCATGTTGTAGGAGAGTGACAGGTTTTCGGTGTCATGGTTTGAAAGCCCCACTGCTACGATGTCATTGATCATTTGTTGACTTTGTTTGCTCAGGTTTTTTTCATACTTCAGAGGTGTGGAGGTCACTGATAATGCCCTGGTTAATGTGTACCCAGTGGGTGAAGATTACTATGCCTGCACAGAGACCAACTTTATTACCAAGATTAACCCAGAGACTTTGGAGACAATCAAGCAGGTAGATATTtgtacttagggtatgtctacactacctgctgcatcggtgggcagcgatcgatccagcagggatcgatttatcatgtctagactagacatgataaatcgaccccggggccctctcccatcgactcctgtactccagcactGTGAGAGGCACAAGCAGAGTCGACAgcggagcggcagcagttgactcaccgcggtgaagacaccacagtaagtcgatctaagtatgttgacttcagctacattattcacctGGCTGAAGTTGTGTAATTTAGATCGatcgccccccagtgtagaccagggctaagaattttaaaatgtggaggaattaaaaataaaatgaagactGTCAGCAGCACATTACAGATGTGGTAATACCATATCCAAGGTATTACCTGGAATGGGCAGTTTTAATAATGATATCAACTAGCTTGATCATTTATTAAAGTGGTTCTGAGGCATCATGGAAAATGGGACAATGTTCTCTTCACAGCATGCTGCCTACGTCATGCTTGCAGATGGAAATAGGCTTTGTTTTAAAGAGTTTTGTCTGCTCCTCTTATTAATTCCTTCCTTGAAATCAAAGGATTCTATTAAAATTCTGCCTTACAAACTGTGACCAAAGTGCATCTTCAAGTACAAAGTAGATATCTGTGCAGGTGAGGAGTGTGATTGGGATCCATGACCATGGCTGATGAGAAATGAAAGGCCAACTCTACAGATAACAGTGATGTCCATGGGCCTATTCACAGCAGAAAGCAATATGCCAATCATGTTTGCAAGACTGGGTCCTAAGCTAGGTGCATCTGCTATCGATCTGTCCAACTACTTATAGACTGTATTATTTAAGCACCTCAAATAGCAATGAATTTACTGCacctctttattattattatggctggcgtaaaattttccattgaaattgtttttcaatggaaaattgggttttcatcACAAAATTACATGTTTCAtaaaaaagtgtctgctttccatggaaaatgtcatttttatgtCAAAATATTCTGGCCAAAAACCTaaagttttcagctgaaaactgaaAGAGTTTGGCTACAAATGAGCCTTGTGGTGCTTCATGGAAGTTGTAGTTTGCTCCTCGTGGTACCATTTCTTCTGTAGGCTGGGATCCCCAGTTGAACTACATCTCTCATAATGCACCATAGCCAGGCACTCCATGTTCCACAGCTTCTCCTTACCAAAAAGTGAGACTgaggcattatgggagatgtagtccagtttGAGGTTCCAGCCCACATAGGAGAATAGGGATATGAGGAGCATAGCTCCCATGGCATACTACAACCCACATTTGCAGCCAGCATCTTTTGATttccagttttcaccaaaaacttAAAAGATTTTCCATGgacattttgacaaaaaataatattttttgtttgtgtcAAAAATATTCATGGGATAAAAAAAAAGGGATCTGTTCTATTATCCTCTTTTtggagatgggaaactgaggaacacagAGACTAAGGCTGGCATTTTTCAAAGGATTCTCAGAGTTGAGTGCTCAAAATCTAATGAAATTCAGTGGGTCTTGGGTACCATCCTCCCTTCAGTGATTTgtccacacaggaagtctgtgttaGATGTCTCAGTTCAGTGCCTTTATCTCAAGGCCATCCTCCCCATAGGACTTCATTTGAGTAGCATGGCAATGAAGACACAGTTAGTGAGCAATCCTTAGTATGAGCCAGTGACTGCCATGCAGCCGTGTGCTAATGGAGTCCCAGTGGTCTGGTAACAGGGCAAAATGTTCACTGGACACACAATTGTACTGCCGGCCTCTGGCCCCCCGGTGGAGCCATCGTTGTGCTTATTGGCTTGCTGTCTGTTTTGCCAGGATATTTCGTTTTTGTAATGGCTGTCAAAAGAACAATATTCCTGTGCAGCCTCCTGCAAATCTGAGTGTATGAGCTGATATAGACTTTGCGGACCCTGGAAAGTAGCAGCAGAGTTAAGGTGAAGGTTGCTGCTTTAATCTTAGACATTACGATCAGGTATCCTTACACCCATTTATACCACTGCAGCATGGAAATATGAGCACACCTCCATTTTCACTCTCTTCTggcactccactccaccccatccccaattTAGCGGAACTTTCAGTAGCTCATAGGGGGATTACAGCAGGGTACAAATCACATTTCTATGTCAAGGCCGAGAAATTTAATCTAGTGTGTTGTTTCTTTGACCAGAGCTAGAGGTTTTGGGAAGGATTCTGACCCCCCCAAGTGGAGGGATGCAGAACTGTCTCTAACCTGAATGCCATCTTCAACAGCTTGTCTGTGAGACATTAAagcagttttttatttttaaactctttGCCTTTGGACCTCACAGTTCTACATACAGAGCTCCtcttgacttaaatgggagttgtGTGCATGCTGTTGCTGCTATTTCTCTAAATATTTGTAGGTGATTTACCTAGAGGTGTGAAATGAGAACATTCCTTAGCTAAAATAACAGGACACTCCCAAGGCAAGTATTTAATTACATTCATAATAAGTATATACCTCCTCCAGGTAAAGCTCATGATTTACCGCAAGTCACACCTCTCTCTCATTCTTCAGGTGGACCTTTGTAAATATGTTTCAATCAATGGCGTAACTGCTCACCCCCATATTGAAAACGATGGGACGGTTTATAACATTGGCAACTGCTTTGGAAAAAATTTTGCAATTGCCTACAATATTGTACGGATCCCTCCAATGCAAGCAGGTTAGTTTATGTATTGCTTAAAAGCAATGTCTGTGCCCTTCAGACATTCATGCTGTAGAAATCCCTTCTGGTGTAGAATTAATCTGTCACCTTTGTACGTTGCATCATTTTTCAGTattcagatgattttttttatttgatttttttcttttctgtccctTCCTTATCTAACTACAAATTTTTATAAGAAACTTTTTACAGATGTTGTTCTTTAAAAAGACAGTACATGTTATTTTCAGAGAATAATACTTCTCGTGTTAAAGGCCAAAAACTTTCCTAGCTAACATTTTGTAGCATGGGCTTACTGAGCCATTCCTGGGGCTGCTTCCATAATCATTTAAATACTATTTTTATTTCAGACAAGAAAGATCCAATGAATAAGTCTGATGTGGTTGTGCAGTTTCCTTGCAGCGATAGATTTAAACCTTCCTATGTGCACAGGTAAATTGTAGGCCATTTCTGTAAACAGCACATTGAAATATATAAACCAGTTCTATATGCAGCAAAGTGAGACTTTCTTTCTGTGAAACCTGTATTTCATACCTTTGAGCCACATTTGAAAACAGCCGTTTCTAGCAGAGAACCCACTGTCATTTATGCAAATAACACAAAAGGTGCAACTGTCCTGTGATGTGGACAGATATAGTTTGCACAAcgtttgattgattttttttaaacatggtttATTCAAATGCTCTTGCTGTTTCATACATGGGAAGCAGAACTGCTAAGCATGCAGTAAACAACAGCTAACATTAAGAATTTGCAGATATCAGGAGGATTATGTTCCAATAACATTAAACTGACTTTTAAATGAAGCAGCCACTATTTGACAAGCTACCATTCTGTGTATAAACATACTGTTGTCAGAAATCACCACAAGCAAACTTACAAGCTCCAACTGTATTTCTGAACAGCTTTGGGCTGACTCCAAACTATATAGTGTTTGTGGAAACACCAGTGAAAATTAACCTGCTCAAATTCCTTTCTTCTTGGAGTCTGTGGGGAGCCAACTACATGGATTGCTTTGAGTCTAATGAAATCATGGGGGTAAGTGAAATTGCATTGCATTGTTAGATACTGGCCTTCTAAATGTGAGGTTGTGTCATGTTAAATAGACCTTCACTATTTCTCATGTGCCAAAAACAAAATGCTTCTTTGTTTTCCAGGTCTGGCTTCATGTAGCagataaaaaaaaaggaaaatacctCAATATCAAATATAGGACCTCAGCCTTTAACCTCTTCCATCACATTAATACCTATGAAGACAATGGATTTCTTATTGTGGATCTCTGCACCTGGAAGGGGTATGTAAGAGCGCTCAAGTGATTGCTGGCAGGGCTATTTGTAAATACAATCTAGAGATGTGCTGAGAGAAATCTTCCACTGAGAAGGAGATGGGATCGGCAACCTAATGGGTCTTTCCCGTATCTAATTGCTATGATTTGGGGCCTGACTCTCCGTGATTGACATTAGTGAGATTTTTGTCATTGTCTTCTATCAGAGTAGGATTGCATCCCAGGAATGGATGCATAGTTTTGTCATCCAAGGCTATAAATCCATTGTGACTGAAAAAATACCTGGCTTGTCTGGATAATCCAGCAGCAAGTTTGTTTTCTAAGGAACCAGGGATAACCactacactaagggtatgtctacactggaaatgcAAGTCAACCTATATTAAGTTGgtttacagccactgcagtaattactttggtagtgcatgtccacactacccttcTTGGGTTGGtggtgcacgtcctcaccaggaaCATTTCCACCGACCTAAGAGCCCAgtctctcagctccactggcAGCTGCCTGCCAGGACCTCAGCTGCCCCACAGTCTCCCGGGCTCCTGGAgggctgccctcccccacccccctgcttggTCCCTGGTCCCCATTTGGAACAAGGAAAGCTGCCTGGCGCTTCTCCCCTCCCCGTTCTCTGCTAGAAGCtgccccaggcttcttgcccccaAGGAGTGGGGTCCAGCTACCCTCGCTTCTTGGGCCTCCCATGCCCCCTCACCGGCTCCCCACCAGGAGCTGGGCcgccttgtcaatttcacagctcatccagccatgaaattgacaaggctgcgtggctgagtggttaaggtgatggactgctaatccattgtgctctgcatgcatgggttcgaatcccatcctcatcgggcAGGTTTAGTCTTCTCCCCTCCTTGACAAGCAGGCAGGGAGGTCTGGAGCCCCAGCTGCCTTATTAatctaactgtgtagtgtagccCAGCCCTTAACAATTTTGACCTGGAAGTATCTAACCATAATTAGTTTTAAAGCAGAAAGCTGAAGTGACATCTCCTCATAAAGTACTGCGATGCTGTGATCTGGTTAAGGAAAATAAGTTGGCAgactctgattttttttgttcagaCTAAAAAATAACTGGGTTTCAgggaaaatgttaatttttaaaagcaaaatattattttccTGAAAGTGATAGAATTTGTGGCTATGTGACTGTTTCATTACAATATGTGAAAAATCTTACTTTTTGACGTCAGTTCCTGCAGGGGAGACACTTGGGTATTAGCAGTAAGTAAGGCTCTGATCCCCCAAGCTGACCCACAAGTGGAAATGAGATCTGTCTGTGGGGAATCAGCTTCCAGGGTCAGGGCTTAAAGCAGGACCTGATTTTCAACTATCTTCTTTCAGAATGTTCATACTGATCACTTTTGGTTTACACAGATATTCAGTTACTACTGTGTGCGGAGGATTTTGTGAAGTTTTTATAACTGATTTACCAATGCTTTCAGGTTACTGTTAGCTTTAGTAAATGGTATTCATTGTTGAAATACCTCTGCTACTGCTAGTCCAATGGGCACACGTCTGGATTAATTTTGTTAGGATGATAAGCAATAGTCacagaaatacagaaataaatctGTCAGCATAGACTTTAACTTTCCAGCAGTGATTCTGCACCATGGCCACTCAAAACTTCCTGGTGACAGCAAGTACAGAAGTGGGATTATCCTGCTCCAAAAGCAGCTAACTGTATAGAGCCTGTGACGAACAGTTCTTAATTCCATCCATTAGAGAACAGTGCTATGCACATGCAACATTCCCCCCCAAAGAACACTGCGTCAGGAGCCCTAACAGAGCTTGCTGTTCACTTGTTGCGGGCGTGGGAATGAACACGTGCATTTTGAACTCTTTTCTCTCTAAAATGACACACAATTGTTCTGGCTCTTATTTCTGATTATGTCTTTGTGCAGGTTTGAGTTTGTTTACAATTATCTGTACTTAGCCAATTTGCGGTCCAATTGGGAAGAAGTGAAGAAACATGCAGAAAAAGCTCCTCAGCCCGAAGCTCGCAGATATGTCCTTCCCTTAAACATTGACAAGGTAACAGTTTGACTAGGCTATGCACATCTGGAAGTTTAACTACATTCGATTCTCTGAAATGCTACAGCCTGCATGGCTCCTGCAAATCTGTTGCAGACTGTTTTCAGTCTAACTTAGTTTACATTTCTTTTGAAGgaaaaaacccttaaaaatctGTCTTCATACAAATAGAAAACTACCCAGAACTTTCTAACAGTGCCTGTCCCACAGAAAGTTCCCATGTATTGCTTTCCAAGTTAGAGAAGTGTAAGGTGTAAGTGAAATTCTTCCATAATAGGCTGTTTTCCAGGAGGTGTAGTATGTTGATcggagctgggtgaataatttgTCAGCCATCTTGTTTGCTAGAGTATTTGCAGAGAGCAGACACGGCTGGAGTGAATTTCTGGATGAaatccattccctgcccctggtCTGGTGTTGGGATTCTGACACATGACCAGCTTCAACACAAGGTTTGTGGCCTCTGAATTTACACACCAAGCAGCTTGTGCTGGACAAGTTTGTCCTACTGCTTCCTTCTAAGCCACTATCTTCAGAGTAGCTGCAGACAGGtggtggaacaatttttatagtgggggaggggggggtgctgagagccttttaaccaaactgtaaaccttgaatataatggaaaccacttcaagccaaagGGCGCAGCAGCACACCAAGGTCCAGCACCTATGGCTGCAGAGCTAATTTCCCTGGCTAACAGAGTGCTGAGGTCCATTGTGCatctgctcctcctgtgccccccaccccacatagATTTTGTAAAGCAGAGGCCCTTACATTTCACCCTTTTATTGTTCTAGATGATTTTTAAAACTAATCTTTGCTCTCAATCCTGACTGTGTTGAGAACAGACAGGGATAATACTTCCAGTGAAGTAAATTGGCCTCAAAGCAGTGAATTGCAGTGGCACTATATATCATACACTTCatataatttaattaaaacataTATGTACATATGTCAGCACTTAATTACCTCAGGATAACTTTAGGGAAGATTCTCAAGAAGTAGGCCCCTGTGTTCCATTGCCTTTCAGTGAACACTGGGTACCTAACTTCTCTTTGTGAAACCTCTCCCCTAAGGACCagcagcctgattctgatctcatgccaATGTAAATCCATTGGTTCCTGATTCACActtaagtacagtaactcctcacttaacattgtagttatgttcctgaaaaatacaactttaagtgaaacgatgttaagcgaatccaatccCATAAGAATTAAGGTAAATaggtgggggttaggttccaggggaaatttttttttgccagacaaaaggcattatatacactttaaacaagcaatttaatactacgCTGGGGGGAGCAGTGTGCACATGCTGTGTGTTTACAAACATACTGTACGTACAGTACAGTACTAGAGTTGGGAGGTgccccgccttaccccacacaggcacagcccactggcactggagaggaGGCAGGCCAGGAGGCTGAAgatgctgtaggctaggagaagcatgttgcacagcagcggcagcttcccctactctgtaagcaccagggaagggggggcctcaaccctcagcccacccacccactcaccccttcccccaagcccctatCCTTGACCTGCGTCTTCTTCCCCCACcacctccttcccaggctgcgtcctcgctcctccccctccgtcccctcccttctaaacaccgcaagccagctgattgctgccggcaggaggcaggggagggagggagggggagcctgcacgctgagtcctcgctcctccccctccctcctgcctgggtcagtcagctggcttgcggtgtttagggggcaggagggagaaggggagcaAGGACTGCGCGTGCAggcttcccctccctgcccccctgcctcctgcccagggcaatcCGCTGGCTTGTGgcgttcaggagggagggggagcctgtgcgctgagtcctcactcctccctcctGTCCCAAaacgccacaagccagctgattgctgttggcggggagggaagggggaaggcgctgatctgtGGGATCTGCCGGCGGGCAGGAAGcactgtggggaggagagggcgtaagagtggagcattgcacaactttaaatgagcatgttccctaattgatcagcaacataacaacgaatGTGAGGAGTTACTTTAACAGACCGAAATTTGGCCCCAGCTTTCTctctttgttttcattcttttaaggaaaacaaaatgtGGATTTTGCTCATGATCAGATATAGCGCAGCAGAGCCTCACAAATTTATACTAGCCAATGGGAAACCCATGTGAATTCACGAGTTGTGAAAATGAGCCAGTAAATCCCAACTGAAAAGTCAAGGATACTGAACTGCAGGTTGTACTTTGCTTATTTGTTTTGGGAACTAATCGTAGTTTCAATTATGTCCTGAGACTTCATAGTATGCTGGGAAATATACAGTTATATGTTTTGTAAAACTAATGAAGTCTTGTGGAGATGCGCTCTCATTAAAGCACCTTGCTGTTAAGTGTTAACTGAGAAATGGGAAGAGACAGCCATTTTGTGTAGGTGAATTATAAATTTTGCTGCTTAGCAAGATTctgctgtacagtaactcctcactgaactttgtcccagttaacattgtttcgttgctgatctattagggaacaagcttgtttaaagttgtgcaatgctcccttataatgtcgtttggcagctgcctgctttgtccactgctcgcaggattctctggaagagcagcccctccttgtgGGGATTAGAACCAGGGGGAGCTGGCAGGCCCCACTCCCCAtgagctcccctaaattccctgtacggtatgtggctctgcagctgcccagcagccgTTCAGCTGTCCCTTCCCGCTGCcatgctgctctgccctgccctcttccttggagctgctccttggagctgctcccgggagcttcctgcttgctgggggtgagggtgggggtgggggcggtgtgctgatatcaggatgtccccctgctcctgtccacCCGCTCCGTACCCCCTCTCCACAAAGCGAAGGAGGGTACAGGGCTCCGGGACAGAACAGAAGGAGCTTGCTGGAAGCTGTTGCTTCCTGGCTGAACTGGCTATATCTGCTTAAAAGGGCAACGTACTTGAagtggggtcagtgtacttaaaggggcaatgcacatctctccctctctcatgcATACAcaccccagcactttggaaagtcagcataTGTGCAGCTGTGCATGTGCtgtcaggaggagggaggagtcCAGCGCTCCAGCTGGATAGCGTGGGctcatcatcatgttcagtttttTCAGGGAAATGTTTGCAGCTACTGCCCTGCATCTATTgtttctcctccctcctgcctcagtccatgctgccttgtagagtgtgaggctacattaacaacagcaTATTAACGCTTGAGGGCTCAAtggagtgctagttcatcatttagcagcaaggcattccttgggaaatatcctaccctcttactccaccacctcaaccaagcttcacaatcattcatTGCCATGTACaatattaaacagttttaaaattgtttaaacttatactgtatatgtataaaatgtcttttgtctggcgaaaaaaatttccctggaacctaaccccctcctcaccatttacattaattcttatggggaaattggattcgcttaacatcatttcgcataaagtcgcatttttcaggaacataactacaacattaagcgaggagttactgtacgtcACTAACTGCATTGCAGGTGTGCAAAGAATATAAACATTAGACAGTGTGTGGTGCAAAAGTGCAGAAAATAAACAGAGTTTGGAATGTAGTAGTTCCTTTGTTTCTCAAAAGCTGTTGCTTCTTTGTTCTAGGCCGACACGGGTAAGAATTTAGTCACCTTGCCCTACACAACAGCAACTGCAACTCTGCACAGTGATGAAACGATCTGGCTGGAACCAGAGATTCTTTTCTCTGGGGCTCGCCAAGGTAAGATGTTAATTCTGAACCTCAGCCAGAGGCAGCAAAAGCAGTTTACTAAATCCAAAACCCACTAATCCCAGCAAATGTGTGCTCTCATTTTCTAGCCTTTGAGTTTCCACAAATCAATTATAAGAAATATGCTGGAAAACCCTATACATATGCATATGGCCTTGGACTGAATCACTTTGTTCCAGACAGGGTAACTATTGATACTCTAATGAGGACATGTTTGACTTAAAGCATCTTATTTTAAGGCAAAATTAACAAGGAGCCGT
Above is a genomic segment from Mauremys reevesii isolate NIE-2019 linkage group 8, ASM1616193v1, whole genome shotgun sequence containing:
- the RPE65 gene encoding retinoid isomerohydrolase encodes the protein MSSQIEHPAGGYKKLFETVEELAAPVTAHVTGRIPIWLTGSLLRCGPGLFEVGSEPFYHLFDGQALLHKFDFKEGHVTYHRRFIRTDAYVRAMTEKRIVITEFGTCAYPDPCKNIFSRFFSYFRGVEVTDNALVNVYPVGEDYYACTETNFITKINPETLETIKQVDLCKYVSINGVTAHPHIENDGTVYNIGNCFGKNFAIAYNIVRIPPMQADKKDPMNKSDVVVQFPCSDRFKPSYVHSFGLTPNYIVFVETPVKINLLKFLSSWSLWGANYMDCFESNEIMGVWLHVADKKKGKYLNIKYRTSAFNLFHHINTYEDNGFLIVDLCTWKGFEFVYNYLYLANLRSNWEEVKKHAEKAPQPEARRYVLPLNIDKADTGKNLVTLPYTTATATLHSDETIWLEPEILFSGARQAFEFPQINYKKYAGKPYTYAYGLGLNHFVPDRLCKLNVKTKETWVWQEPDSYPSEPIFVSHPDALEEDDGVVLSVIVNPGAGQKPAYLLILNAKDMSEVARAEVEMNIPVTFHGMFKRS